The proteins below are encoded in one region of Silene latifolia isolate original U9 population chromosome 2, ASM4854445v1, whole genome shotgun sequence:
- the LOC141644146 gene encoding myb family transcription factor PHL8-like has product MDHENVQSSKDMSLVLSTDAKPRLKWTPELHQRFVDAVNQLGGPEKATPKSLMRMLGIPGLTLYHLKSHLQKFRLGKNQQSEICKDLKQETVDSEENCSINELNLLDEKNEADEVTEDQIQEDVHIAEALQIQMEVQRKLHQQIEVQRRLQLRIEAQGKYLQKVLKKAHETLSGYNNCSSIGVEHAKAELSQLASMVSSSSFSELTETTDLSLDKNNNNNRSQMGTIRRTTGCSLESSLTSLESSERLDDETGPIGPSGPSLRKRSRSISCEGICVQEKHSKKMKFEVLETFDLNKSQCEFDLELSLKQPNN; this is encoded by the exons ATGGATCATGAAAATGTGCAAAGTAGTAAAGATATGAGTTTGGTTTTATCTACTGATGCAAAACCTAGGCTTAAATGGACACCAGAGCTTCATCAACGATTCGTCGACGCTGTTAATCAGCTTGGAGGCCCTGAAA AGGCAACACCAAAGAGTTTGATGAGGATGTTGGGAATTCCAGGGCTCACTTTGTATCACCTAAAAAGTCATTTACAG AAATTCAGACTTGGGAAAAACCAGCAATCAGAAATCTGCAAGGATTTGAAGCAAGAAACTGTTGATAGTGAAGAGAATTGCAGCATCAATGAGCTTAATCTTTTAGACGAGAAAAATGAAGCAGATGAAGTGACTGAAGATCAAATACAAGA AGATGTTCATATTGCTGAAGCTTTACAAATTCAGATGGAGGTTCAGAGAAAACTACATCAACAAATTGAG GTACAGAGACGTTTACAGTTAAGGATTGAGGCACAAGGAAAATATTTACAGAAAGTACTGAAGAAAGCACATGAAACACTGTCTGGCTATAATAATTGTTCATCAATTGGTGTAGAACATGCAAAAGCTGAACTTTCTCAATTAGCCTCAATGGTTAGCAGTTCTTCATTTTCCGAGTTAACCGAAACAACAGATTTGTCCCtagacaaaaataataataataatcgaagTCAAATGGGTACAATAAGACGCACTACAGGATGCTCTCTCGAGAGCTCCTTGACCTCATTAGAAAGCTCTGAGAGACTCGATGATGAAACTGGGCCAATTGGCCCGTCGGGCCCGTCTTTAAGGAAGAGGAGTAGAAGCATAAGTTGTGAGGGTATTTGTGTCCAAGAAAAACATAGCAAGAAAATGAAATTTGAAGTTTTGGAGACATTTGATCTTAATAAGAGTCAATGTGAGTTTGACTTAGAATTGAGTTTAAAGCAACCCAATAATTGA
- the LOC141632266 gene encoding protein HOTHEAD-like codes for MEFPHTKIWFLTTTILSFIYLSSPSSTPTTLCDKGLEAKLPYMTSNATEIEGKSFDYIIIGGGASGCALAATLSEKFSVLVIERGGSPYNNPTILERTKFGFPLLETNKYTSVAQEFVSIDGVVNYRGRVLGGSTSINSGFYSRASCEFVKKMGWDENMVKSAYEWIESKLVFPPFLSPWQSVVLDGLLEAGVLPFNGYSLEHLQGTKLSGTLFDAFGNRHTAADLLIAGNLQNITVLLNATVSKIMFHNNGEEPRAYGVTFIKSEGNGKHTYNVYLTKKDNSSIKGEVILSAGALSSPQLLMLSGIGPSSHLQKFNIPIVANISGIGKGMQDNPAISLFVDSKPKWRVPDTPQVTGITDNYNIIIESIIVPVSYNLTRVSIAGKLAFPKSHGELELKTMDPRENPLVKFNYLLEKEDMEKCVRIRELVGEVSATKWVGVYLGEGRNDMVKLGEEESREYCKKHVSTFYHYHGGCGIGSVVDKEYKVYGVKGLRVLDGSTLVESPGTNPMATLMMLGRYQGLKIIEKRLGSSS; via the exons ATGGAGTTTCCACACACTAAAATTTGGTTTCTTACTACAACTATTCTTTCATTCATTTACTTGTCTTCACCATCTAGTACTCCTACTACATTATGTGACAAAG GACTTGAAGCAAAACTTCCCTATATGACATCAAATGCTACAGAAATCGAAGGGAAATCCTTCGATTATATCATCATTGGTGGAGGAGCAAGCGGCTGCGCATTAGCAGCAACACTCTCAGAAAAATTCTCTGTTCTAGTGATAGAACGAGGCGGTTCACCTTACAACAACCCAACAATTTTGGAGCGTACAAAGTTCGGGTTTCCACTACTCGAAACAAACAAGTACACTTCCGTGGCACAAGAGTTTGTGTCTATAGACGGAGTTGTGAATTATAGGGGAAGAGTACTAGGAGGATCAACCTCTATAAACAGTGGATTTTATAGCAGAGCAAGTTGTGAATTTGTTAAGAAAATGGGTTGGGATGAAAATATGGTGAAATCGGCGTATGAATGGATCGAATCCAAGCTAGTGTTTCCGCCATTTTTAAGTCCTTGGCAATCTGTTGTTTTGGATGGGCTTTTAGAAGCAGGGGTTTTGCCTTTTAATGGTTATAGTTTGGAACATTTACAAGGGACTAAATTGAGTGGTACGCTATTTGACGCGTTTGGGAATAGACACACTGCTGCTGATCTTCTTATTGCAGGAAATTTACAGAACATTACGGTTTTACTCAACGCGACTGTCAGCAAGATCATGTTTCACAACAACG GGGAAGAACCTAGGGCTTATGGAGTCACATTCATCAAAAGCGAAGGGAACGGAAAACATACATACAATGTGTACCTAACGaagaaagacaattcaagtataAAGGGAGAAGTTATACTTTCGGCCGGAGCTCTAAGCAGTCCTCAATTACTTATGCTAAGCGGGATTGGACCGTCGAGTCACCTACAAAAGTTCAACATTCCCATAGTGGCTAATATATCAGGAATCGGGAAAGGAATGCAGGATAATCCGGCAATTTCACTCTTTGTGGACTCGAAGCCAAAGTGGAGGGTACCGGATACCCCCCAAGTAACGGGTATAACTGATAACTATAACATCATAATTGAGTCGATAATTGTACCTGTTTCGTATAACTTAACAAGGGTGTCCATAGCCGGTAAGCTAGCATTCCCTAAATCACACGGCGAACTTGAGCTAAAAACCATGGACCCTAGAGAAAATCCCCTAGTGAAGTTCAACTACCTTCTTGAAAAAGAGGACATGGAAAAATGTGTAAGGATTCGAGAACTGGTAGGAGAAGTATCCGCGACTAAATGGGTGGGGGTATACTTAGGCGAGGGACGTAATGACATGGTAAAATTAGGAGAAGAAGAGAGTAGAGAGTATTGCAAGAAGCATGTAAGTACATTTTATCATTATCATGGCGGGTGTGGTATCGGGTCAGTGGTAGATAAAGAGTATAAGGTATATGGAGTTAAGGGGTTACGGGTTTTGGATGGATCGACTTTGGTTGAGTCTCCTGGGACTAATCCTATGGCTACATTGATGATGCTAGGAAGATATCAAGGTTTGAAAATCATAGAGAAAAGATTGGGATCTTCTTCATAG
- the LOC141641878 gene encoding E3 ubiquitin-protein ligase MPSR1-like, with protein MELESFFNRPAETEEGKGGQPPAAKSAVEAMPRVDIRDEGDLADLGECVICLEGYKVGTTLKKMPCQHGFHERCIEKWLRLHGSCPVCRFVMPVDDVDRNRNADGDDVDSVQFDWFGYVDHFFQQ; from the coding sequence ATGGAACTTGAATCATTCTTTAACAGACCAGCAGAAACAGAGGAGGGTAAAGGTGGGCAACCACCAGCAGCGAAATCAGCGGTGGAGGCAATGCCACGTGTCGATATCAGAGACGAGGGTGACCTAGCAGACCTAGGAGAGTGTGTTATATGTTTGGAGGGGTATAAGGTGGGGACCACACTGAAGAAGATGCCATGTCAGCATGGGTTTCATGAAAGGTGTATTGAAAAGTGGTTAAGGTTACATGGAAGTTGTCCTGTTTGTAGGTTTGTTATGCCTGTTGATGACGTGGACAGGAATCGTAATGCTGATGGCGATGACGTGGACAGTGTCCAATTCGATTGGTTTGGTTATGTTGATCACTTTTTTCAGCAATAA